Proteins from a single region of Pseudomonas quebecensis:
- a CDS encoding ATP-binding SpoIIE family protein phosphatase → MSALAPAHEALTILIADDSPADLLLLSTIVRRQGHQVLTAADGREAVEVFTRERPQLVLMDALMPVMDGFAAARWIKQLSGEALVPIIFLTSLSDSADLAECLDAGGDDFLPKPYNPLILGAKINAMDRLRRLQATVLQQRDLIAKHNDHLLHEQRVAKAVFDKVAHSGCINAAPNIRYLQSPYALFNGDLLLAAYTPSGDMHVLLGDFTGHGLPAAVGAMPLADVFYGMTAKGYGLAQILREMNAKLKRILPVDMFCCATLLCLSTDRHVVEVWNGGMPEGYVHQVATGKRTSLASRHLPLGVLSAELFNDCTEVWPMALGDRVFLLSDGVLETADANNQLFGVERLQQVFAANREPDRLFEDVEQALAAFRGEARDDVSMVEITLQSGPALRASGPLYADSGQSCPLDWSVNFEFRAETLKRYNPLPYLLQLLLEIHGLRAQSGALYSVMAELYSNALEHGVLGLDSRLKRDAQGFAEYYRRRNERLAELNSGYVRVQVQVVPTDAGGTMTLRIEDSGPGFDVDKVLAQPLDIDRLSGRGLSLVRRLSHDVRWSDGGRCVCVEFSWEALA, encoded by the coding sequence TTGAGCGCTCTGGCCCCCGCCCATGAGGCGCTCACGATCCTGATCGCCGACGACAGCCCCGCCGACCTGCTGTTGCTGTCGACCATTGTGCGACGCCAGGGCCATCAGGTGCTCACCGCTGCCGATGGTCGCGAAGCCGTCGAAGTGTTTACCCGTGAGCGCCCGCAACTGGTGCTGATGGATGCGCTGATGCCGGTGATGGATGGCTTCGCCGCTGCGCGCTGGATCAAGCAGCTGTCGGGGGAAGCCCTGGTGCCGATCATCTTCCTCACCTCCCTGAGCGACAGCGCCGACCTGGCCGAGTGTCTGGACGCGGGTGGCGATGACTTCCTGCCCAAGCCCTACAACCCGCTGATCCTGGGCGCAAAAATCAACGCCATGGACCGCCTGCGTCGGTTGCAGGCCACGGTGCTGCAGCAGCGCGATCTGATCGCCAAGCACAATGACCACCTGTTGCATGAGCAGCGGGTGGCCAAGGCGGTGTTCGACAAGGTCGCCCACTCCGGTTGTATCAATGCCGCGCCGAATATCCGCTACCTGCAGTCGCCTTACGCGCTGTTCAATGGCGATCTGTTATTGGCGGCCTACACGCCGTCGGGCGATATGCATGTGCTGCTGGGGGATTTTACCGGCCACGGCTTGCCGGCGGCGGTGGGGGCCATGCCCCTGGCGGACGTGTTCTACGGCATGACCGCCAAGGGCTATGGCCTGGCGCAGATCCTGCGCGAGATGAACGCCAAGCTCAAACGCATCCTGCCGGTGGACATGTTCTGTTGCGCCACTTTGTTGTGCCTGAGCACCGATCGCCATGTGGTGGAGGTATGGAACGGCGGCATGCCCGAGGGCTATGTGCATCAGGTCGCCACAGGCAAACGCACATCGCTGGCATCGCGGCACTTGCCGTTGGGTGTGCTGTCGGCCGAGCTGTTCAATGACTGCACTGAAGTCTGGCCTATGGCGTTGGGGGATCGCGTGTTTCTGTTGTCCGACGGCGTGCTGGAGACCGCCGACGCGAATAACCAGTTGTTCGGGGTCGAGCGCTTGCAGCAGGTGTTCGCTGCCAACCGCGAGCCTGATCGCTTGTTCGAAGATGTCGAGCAGGCCCTGGCGGCATTTCGCGGGGAGGCGCGCGATGACGTGAGCATGGTGGAGATCACCTTGCAGTCCGGCCCCGCGTTGCGTGCGAGTGGGCCGCTTTATGCCGACAGCGGCCAGTCGTGCCCGCTGGACTGGTCGGTGAATTTCGAGTTCCGCGCCGAGACCCTCAAGCGCTACAACCCGCTGCCCTACCTGTTGCAATTGCTGCTGGAGATCCATGGCCTGCGCGCGCAGAGCGGCGCACTCTACAGCGTGATGGCCGAGTTGTACTCCAACGCGCTGGAACATGGCGTGCTGGGCCTGGACTCACGGCTCAAACGCGATGCCCAGGGCTTTGCCGAGTACTATCGCCGGCGCAACGAACGATTGGCCGAGTTGAACAGCGGTTACGTGCGAGTGCAGGTACAAGTGGTGCCGACCGACGCCGGCGGCACGATGACCCTGCGCATCGAGGACAGCGGGCCGGGATTTGATGTGGACAAGGTGTTGGCGCAGCCATTGGATATCGACCGTCTGTCCGGTCGCGGCTTGAGCCTGGTACGTCGGCTCAGTCACGACGTGCGTTGGTCCGACGGCGGGCGGTGTGTGTGCGTGGAGTTTTCGTGGGAGGCTCTGGCATAA
- a CDS encoding Hpt domain-containing protein — protein MVDVHLDPVVLSGLQEVMESEYPKLLDTFLDDSQKRIEALRQSRGDAKALGRIAHSFKGSSGNLGAVRLAHLCQRLEAESAEAAGDLEALVDQIDLEFALVKPLYESERQRFQM, from the coding sequence GTGGTTGATGTTCATCTGGACCCGGTAGTGTTGTCGGGTTTGCAGGAAGTCATGGAAAGCGAGTACCCCAAGTTGCTCGATACTTTTCTTGACGATTCGCAAAAGCGCATCGAAGCATTGCGCCAGTCTCGGGGCGACGCGAAGGCGCTGGGGCGTATTGCCCATAGTTTCAAAGGCAGCAGCGGCAACCTCGGAGCGGTGCGCTTGGCGCACTTGTGCCAGCGCTTGGAGGCCGAATCCGCCGAGGCGGCCGGCGATCTGGAGGCACTGGTGGATCAGATCGATCTTGAGTTTGCGTTGGTCAAGCCGCTGTACGAGTCGGAGCGTCAGCGCTTCCAGATGTGA
- a CDS encoding flagellar hook-length control protein FliK: MPVAPNSLLQAAPAAKPQAPAANLPAVAAEPRDKGPGFAQVFASQGSKPASKGDDNSTRPSRDKPVDASAKPAAGSDKPAAKAPAVADSGNPLPAGPPAAKADDSVGSDDDAPVDPALVQQLPADPVVDPALIAAVTPVAVPVPVEAPTPVADTPDDHVQPLVAAPPVPVAASEEAKPAFDPAADPLDAMPAVRLAMEQGGHVSASSQAPAKNASTPTLDQPTAAQNFAAGLATLVDQQATKDSTDQGGDKAFGGLIDDGLKDLKSAGSDTRVDDFANRLAALTQAATPKTANALPPVANAPLAMHQSGWTDEIVNRVMYLSSANLKSAEIQLQPAELGRLDIKVNMTADQQAQVNFMSAHPVVREALESQSGRLREMFAQQGMGQVDVNVSDQSRGQEQQQQQAQTGGVSRSGRGGDSGDNGSHIDVAEAVAPVTSTVIGSSAVDYYA; encoded by the coding sequence ATGCCAGTCGCCCCGAATTCGCTTCTTCAGGCTGCCCCCGCGGCCAAGCCTCAAGCGCCCGCCGCCAATCTACCGGCGGTGGCTGCGGAGCCACGGGACAAGGGCCCTGGCTTCGCTCAAGTGTTCGCCAGCCAGGGTTCAAAGCCTGCCTCCAAAGGCGACGACAACTCCACCAGACCCAGCCGCGACAAGCCCGTCGATGCCAGCGCCAAGCCGGCTGCCGGGAGTGACAAGCCTGCCGCCAAGGCACCGGCGGTTGCCGATAGCGGCAATCCTTTGCCTGCCGGCCCGCCTGCGGCCAAGGCGGACGACAGCGTCGGTTCGGACGATGATGCCCCGGTTGATCCGGCCCTGGTGCAGCAGCTCCCGGCCGACCCGGTGGTCGACCCGGCGCTGATCGCGGCCGTTACCCCGGTGGCCGTGCCGGTGCCGGTGGAAGCCCCGACACCGGTCGCCGACACGCCGGATGATCACGTCCAGCCATTGGTTGCCGCGCCGCCGGTGCCGGTGGCCGCGAGCGAAGAGGCCAAGCCCGCGTTCGACCCTGCGGCCGACCCGCTGGATGCAATGCCGGCCGTGCGCCTGGCCATGGAGCAGGGCGGTCATGTGTCGGCCAGCAGCCAGGCGCCAGCCAAAAATGCGTCGACGCCGACCCTGGACCAACCGACCGCCGCGCAGAATTTCGCTGCCGGCCTGGCCACCCTGGTCGACCAGCAGGCTACCAAGGACAGCACCGACCAAGGGGGCGACAAGGCCTTTGGCGGTTTGATCGACGACGGCCTCAAGGACCTCAAGAGCGCTGGCAGCGACACGCGTGTCGATGACTTCGCCAACCGCCTGGCCGCCCTGACCCAGGCCGCCACACCGAAAACCGCCAACGCTTTGCCGCCCGTCGCGAATGCGCCGCTGGCCATGCACCAGAGCGGCTGGACCGATGAGATCGTCAACCGCGTGATGTACCTGTCGAGCGCCAACCTCAAGTCGGCGGAAATCCAGTTGCAGCCGGCCGAACTCGGGCGCCTGGATATCAAGGTCAACATGACCGCCGACCAGCAGGCCCAGGTCAACTTCATGAGCGCCCACCCAGTGGTGCGTGAAGCGTTGGAAAGCCAGTCCGGCCGCCTGCGTGAAATGTTCGCCCAGCAAGGCATGGGGCAGGTGGATGTGAACGTGTCCGACCAGTCCCGTGGTCAGGAACAGCAGCAACAACAGGCGCAGACGGGGGGCGTTAGTCGCAGCGGGCGGGGCGGCGACAGCGGTGACAACGGCAGCCACATTGATGTGGCCGAAGCAGTGGCGCCCGTCACTTCGACGGTGATCGGCTCCAGCGCCGTCGATTACTACGCCTGA
- the fliL gene encoding flagellar basal body-associated protein FliL, translating into MAKSEDAAAKPPAGKGKLKLILLIVVGLLLAIGASVGGTWYIMHSSASKPAPAAETATNVKQPAIFEPMLPAFVANFNQNGRQRYLQVSITLLARNQSDLDALKVHMPVIRNNLVMLFSSQSFDTLATPVGQEMLRQKVTASVQEVAQKELGKVVVEQALFTNFVLQ; encoded by the coding sequence ATGGCGAAGAGCGAAGACGCAGCAGCAAAACCACCCGCGGGCAAAGGTAAGCTCAAGCTTATTCTGTTGATAGTCGTGGGCCTGCTCCTGGCCATTGGCGCGTCGGTGGGCGGCACCTGGTACATCATGCACAGCAGTGCCAGCAAACCGGCTCCCGCCGCCGAAACCGCTACCAACGTCAAGCAACCGGCAATCTTCGAGCCCATGCTTCCGGCGTTTGTCGCCAACTTCAATCAGAACGGCCGTCAGCGTTACCTGCAGGTGAGCATCACCTTGCTGGCGCGCAACCAATCGGACCTGGATGCCCTCAAGGTGCACATGCCGGTGATCCGCAATAACCTGGTGATGCTGTTCTCCAGCCAGAGCTTCGACACCCTGGCCACCCCGGTCGGCCAGGAAATGCTGCGCCAGAAGGTCACCGCCAGCGTGCAGGAAGTGGCCCAGAAAGAGCTCGGCAAAGTAGTGGTCGAACAGGCGCTCTTCACTAACTTCGTATTGCAGTAG
- the fliM gene encoding flagellar motor switch protein FliM yields the protein MAVQDLLSQDEIDALLHGVDDGLVQTEMAAEPGSVKSYDLTSQDRIVRGRMPTLEMINERFARYTRISMFNMLRRSADVAVGGVQVMKFGEYVHSLYVPTSLNLVKIKPLRGTALFILDAKLVFKLVDNFFGGDGRHAKIEGREFTPTELRVVRMVLEQAFIDLKEAWQAIMEVNFEYINSEVNPAMANIVGPSEAIVVSTFHIELDGGGGDLHVTMPYSMIEPVREMLDAGFQSDLDDQDERWVKALREDLLDVDVPLSATVARRQLRLRDILHMQPGDIIPVELPEQMIMRANGVPSFKVKLGSHKGNLALQVVEPITRR from the coding sequence ATGGCCGTGCAGGACCTGCTGTCCCAGGATGAAATCGATGCGCTGTTGCATGGCGTCGACGATGGTCTGGTACAGACCGAAATGGCTGCCGAGCCCGGCAGCGTCAAAAGTTATGACTTGACCAGTCAGGATCGCATCGTCCGTGGACGCATGCCGACCCTGGAAATGATCAACGAACGTTTCGCCCGTTATACGCGCATCAGCATGTTCAACATGCTGCGCCGTTCGGCGGACGTGGCGGTGGGTGGCGTGCAGGTGATGAAGTTCGGCGAGTACGTGCATTCGCTGTACGTGCCCACCAGCCTCAACCTGGTCAAGATCAAGCCCCTGCGCGGCACCGCGCTGTTCATCCTCGACGCCAAACTGGTGTTCAAGCTGGTGGACAACTTCTTCGGCGGCGACGGCCGTCACGCCAAGATCGAAGGCCGTGAATTCACCCCCACCGAGCTGCGGGTGGTGCGCATGGTGCTTGAGCAGGCCTTCATCGACTTGAAGGAAGCCTGGCAGGCAATCATGGAAGTCAATTTCGAGTACATCAACTCGGAAGTGAACCCGGCCATGGCCAACATCGTCGGGCCCAGCGAAGCCATCGTGGTCTCCACCTTCCATATCGAACTCGACGGCGGTGGCGGCGACCTGCACGTGACCATGCCGTACTCGATGATCGAGCCGGTGCGCGAGATGCTCGACGCCGGCTTCCAGTCCGACCTGGACGACCAGGATGAGCGCTGGGTCAAGGCCCTGCGCGAAGACCTGCTGGACGTCGACGTGCCGCTCAGCGCCACCGTGGCGCGCCGCCAGCTGCGTCTGCGCGACATCCTGCACATGCAGCCTGGGGACATCATCCCGGTGGAGCTGCCGGAACAAATGATCATGCGCGCCAATGGCGTGCCGTCGTTCAAGGTCAAGCTCGGTTCCCACAAGGGCAACCTGGCATTGCAAGTGGTTGAGCCGATCACCCGCCGCTGA
- the fliN gene encoding flagellar motor switch protein FliN codes for MATEHENTSAEDQALADEWAAALEETGDVGQDDIDALLAADAATAPAGNRLQMEEFGSVPKNNDPVTLDGPNLDVILDIPVSISMEVGSTEINIRNLLQLNQGSVIELDRLAGEPLDVLVNGTLIAHGEVVVVNEKFGIRLTDVISPSERIKKLR; via the coding sequence ATGGCTACCGAACACGAAAACACTTCCGCCGAAGACCAGGCCCTGGCTGATGAATGGGCGGCTGCCCTGGAAGAAACCGGCGATGTCGGCCAGGACGATATCGATGCCCTGCTGGCCGCTGATGCCGCCACCGCGCCAGCCGGCAACCGCCTGCAGATGGAAGAATTCGGCAGCGTGCCGAAGAACAACGACCCGGTGACCCTCGACGGTCCGAACCTGGACGTTATCCTGGATATTCCGGTGTCGATTTCCATGGAAGTGGGCAGCACCGAAATCAACATCCGCAACCTGCTGCAACTCAACCAGGGCTCGGTGATCGAGCTGGATCGCCTGGCCGGCGAGCCGTTGGACGTGCTGGTCAACGGCACGCTGATCGCCCACGGCGAAGTGGTAGTGGTCAACGAAAAGTTCGGTATCCGTCTGACCGACGTGATCAGCCCGAGCGAACGCATCAAGAAGCTGCGCTGA
- the fliO gene encoding flagellar biosynthetic protein FliO — protein sequence MNRLTVGLLIALPLPAWAAEPVAQAAAAPVVGSVGGQLTQLVLGLLLVVGLIFVLAWLMRRVQRVGPGNGQVIEMIGARALGPRDRLVLVQVGEEQILLGITPGRITPLHVLKTPVNVDKTQSATPEFAQRLMELLGKDQKDNK from the coding sequence ATGAACCGGCTCACGGTGGGACTGTTAATCGCGCTGCCCCTGCCGGCCTGGGCGGCCGAGCCAGTGGCTCAGGCCGCTGCCGCGCCGGTGGTGGGCAGCGTGGGCGGGCAACTGACCCAGTTGGTGCTGGGCCTGTTGCTGGTGGTGGGTTTGATCTTTGTGCTGGCCTGGCTGATGCGCCGCGTGCAGCGCGTGGGGCCGGGCAACGGCCAGGTCATCGAGATGATCGGTGCCCGCGCCCTCGGCCCGCGTGATCGCCTGGTGCTGGTGCAAGTGGGCGAGGAGCAGATTCTGCTGGGTATCACACCCGGCCGCATCACCCCATTGCACGTGCTCAAGACCCCTGTGAATGTCGACAAGACCCAGTCCGCCACGCCGGAATTTGCCCAGCGCCTGATGGAGTTGCTGGGCAAGGACCAGAAGGATAATAAGTAA
- the fliP gene encoding flagellar type III secretion system pore protein FliP (The bacterial flagellar biogenesis protein FliP forms a type III secretion system (T3SS)-type pore required for flagellar assembly.): MRVLLTLMLWLAAPLAFAADPLSIPAITLGTNAAGAQEYSVSLQILLIMTALSFIPAFVMLMTSFTRIIIVFSILRQALGLQQTPSNQILTGMALFLTLFIMAPVFDKVNTQALQPYLAEKITAQDAIDKAQGPIKDFMLSQTRSSDLELFMRLSKRTDIASPDQAPLTILVPAFVTSELKTAFQIGFMIFIPFLIIDLVVASVLMAMGMMMLSPLIISLPFKIMLFVLVDGWALIIGTLASSFGGV; this comes from the coding sequence ATGCGCGTTTTATTGACGCTCATGCTGTGGCTTGCGGCGCCGCTGGCGTTCGCCGCCGACCCGCTGTCGATCCCGGCTATTACGCTGGGCACTAACGCGGCCGGCGCGCAGGAGTATTCGGTCAGCCTGCAGATCCTGCTGATCATGACCGCGCTGAGCTTTATCCCGGCGTTTGTCATGCTGATGACCAGCTTCACGCGGATCATCATCGTCTTCTCGATCCTGCGGCAAGCGTTGGGCCTGCAGCAGACGCCTTCGAACCAGATCCTCACCGGCATGGCGCTGTTCTTGACGCTGTTCATCATGGCGCCGGTGTTCGACAAGGTGAACACGCAAGCCCTGCAACCTTACCTGGCGGAGAAAATCACCGCCCAGGACGCCATCGACAAGGCGCAGGGCCCGATCAAGGATTTCATGCTGTCGCAGACCCGCTCCAGCGACCTTGAGCTGTTCATGCGCCTGTCCAAGCGTACCGACATCGCCAGCCCCGACCAGGCGCCGCTGACCATTCTGGTGCCGGCGTTCGTCACCTCGGAATTGAAGACCGCGTTCCAGATCGGCTTCATGATCTTTATCCCGTTCCTGATCATCGACCTGGTGGTGGCGAGCGTGCTGATGGCCATGGGGATGATGATGCTGTCACCGCTGATCATCTCGTTGCCGTTCAAGATCATGCTGTTTGTGCTGGTGGATGGCTGGGCGTTGATTATCGGCACCTTGGCCAGCAGTTTCGGAGGGGTATAG
- the fliQ gene encoding flagellar biosynthesis protein FliQ — protein sequence MTPEVAVDLFREALWLTTVMVAVLVVPSLLVGLLVAMFQAATQINEQTLSFLPRLLVMLVTLIVAGPWLVQSFMEYILQLYGSIPQLIG from the coding sequence ATGACCCCAGAAGTCGCCGTCGACCTGTTCCGTGAAGCGCTGTGGCTGACCACCGTGATGGTCGCCGTGCTGGTGGTGCCCAGCCTGTTGGTGGGCCTGCTGGTGGCGATGTTCCAGGCCGCGACCCAGATCAACGAACAGACCTTGAGCTTCCTGCCGCGCCTGCTGGTGATGCTGGTCACGCTGATCGTCGCCGGGCCGTGGCTGGTGCAGTCGTTCATGGAATACATCCTGCAGTTGTACGGCAGTATTCCGCAGTTGATCGGCTGA
- the fliR gene encoding flagellar biosynthetic protein FliR — protein sequence MQSLLALTDTQISTWVASFILPLFRVTAMLMAMPVFGTTLVPRRVRLYFAVAITVVIVPGLPPMPPVNALDLSALLLIAEQILIGALLGFSLSLFFQAFVIAGQIISVQMGMGFASMVDPTNGVSAAVIGQFLTMLVTLLFLAMNGHLVAFEVMTESFITLPVGSGLVVNHFWEIVGRLGWVLGASLLLVLPAITALLVVNIAFGVMTRAAPQLNIFSIGFPLTLVLGMGIFWIGLADILNQYQPLATDALQFLRDLARAR from the coding sequence ATGCAATCCTTGCTGGCCTTGACCGACACGCAGATCAGCACCTGGGTGGCCTCGTTCATCCTGCCGCTGTTTCGCGTGACGGCGATGTTGATGGCCATGCCGGTGTTCGGCACGACCCTGGTACCGCGGCGGGTGCGCCTGTACTTCGCGGTGGCGATCACCGTGGTGATCGTGCCCGGGCTGCCGCCGATGCCGCCGGTAAATGCGCTGGACCTGAGCGCGCTGCTGCTGATCGCCGAGCAAATCCTAATCGGCGCCTTGCTCGGCTTTTCCCTGAGCCTGTTTTTCCAGGCCTTCGTGATCGCCGGGCAAATCATCTCGGTCCAGATGGGCATGGGCTTTGCCTCCATGGTCGACCCCACCAACGGTGTGTCGGCGGCGGTGATCGGGCAGTTCCTGACCATGTTGGTGACCTTGCTGTTCCTGGCCATGAACGGTCATTTGGTGGCGTTCGAAGTCATGACCGAAAGCTTCATCACGCTGCCGGTGGGCTCAGGATTGGTGGTGAACCATTTCTGGGAAATCGTCGGGCGCCTCGGCTGGGTGCTGGGCGCGTCACTGTTGCTGGTATTGCCTGCGATCACGGCGCTGCTGGTGGTCAACATCGCGTTTGGCGTGATGACCCGTGCGGCGCCGCAACTGAACATCTTCTCGATCGGTTTCCCATTGACCCTGGTGTTGGGCATGGGGATTTTCTGGATCGGCCTGGCCGACATTCTCAATCAGTATCAACCGCTGGCGACCGACGCCTTGCAGTTTTTACGTGATCTGGCACGGGCGCGCTGA
- the flhB gene encoding flagellar biosynthesis protein FlhB has translation MAESESGQDKTEDPTEKRKKDSREKGEIARSKELNTVATMMAGSGALLIYGGGLALDLMELMKLNFALPREVLLSPGAMGQYLLHSGKIAILAVQPILITLLLAALIGPVSLGGWLFAASSMAPKFSRMNPAAGLKRMFSAKALVELLKALAKFILILFVAMAVLSSDIDDLLRIAHEPLESAIIHSVQVVGWSALWMAAGLILIAAVDAPIQLWESHKKLLMTKQEVRDEHKDQEGRPEVKQRIRQLQREMSQRKMMASVPDADVVITNPTHYAVALKYDPEKGGAPMLLAKGSDFTALKIREIAVANDILLLESPELARSIFYSTDLDQEIPAGLYLAVAQVLAYVYQIRQYRAGKGKRPDPLKDLPIPPDLRRDS, from the coding sequence ATGGCCGAGAGCGAGAGTGGTCAGGACAAGACAGAAGACCCCACGGAGAAACGCAAAAAGGACTCCAGGGAAAAGGGCGAAATCGCCCGCTCCAAAGAGCTCAATACCGTCGCCACCATGATGGCCGGCTCCGGTGCGCTGCTGATCTATGGCGGCGGCCTGGCCCTGGATCTGATGGAGCTGATGAAGCTCAACTTCGCCTTGCCCCGCGAGGTACTGCTCAGCCCCGGCGCGATGGGCCAGTACCTGCTGCACTCGGGCAAGATCGCGATCCTGGCGGTACAGCCGATTCTGATTACGTTGCTGCTGGCCGCGCTGATCGGCCCGGTGTCCCTTGGCGGCTGGCTGTTCGCCGCCAGCAGCATGGCGCCCAAGTTCAGCCGCATGAACCCGGCGGCGGGGCTCAAGCGCATGTTTTCGGCCAAGGCGCTGGTCGAGCTGCTCAAGGCCTTGGCCAAGTTCATATTGATTCTGTTCGTGGCCATGGCGGTGTTGTCGTCCGATATTGATGACTTGCTGCGCATTGCCCATGAGCCGTTGGAGTCAGCGATTATCCATAGCGTGCAGGTGGTGGGCTGGAGTGCGCTGTGGATGGCGGCCGGGCTGATCCTCATCGCTGCGGTGGACGCTCCGATTCAGCTGTGGGAAAGCCATAAGAAACTGCTGATGACCAAGCAGGAGGTGCGCGACGAGCACAAGGACCAGGAAGGTCGGCCCGAGGTCAAGCAGCGCATCCGTCAGCTGCAGCGCGAGATGTCGCAGCGCAAGATGATGGCTTCGGTGCCGGATGCCGACGTGGTCATCACTAACCCGACCCACTACGCGGTGGCGCTCAAGTACGACCCGGAGAAGGGCGGGGCGCCGATGCTGCTGGCCAAGGGCAGCGACTTCACCGCGCTGAAAATCCGCGAAATCGCGGTGGCCAACGACATCCTGCTGCTGGAATCGCCGGAATTGGCGCGCTCGATTTTCTACTCCACCGACCTCGACCAGGAAATTCCCGCCGGGCTTTATCTGGCGGTGGCCCAGGTGTTGGCGTATGTCTATCAGATTCGCCAGTATCGCGCCGGCAAGGGCAAGCGTCCTGATCCGCTCAAGGATCTGCCGATTCCGCCGGATCTGCGCCGCGATTCCTGA
- a CDS encoding cold shock domain-containing protein, with protein sequence MQVFKGWVQAYDPQTGKGLIAPEEWGEVVAVDLLSSGGRLLSQGQRVAFQKIHRPDGVYACEIKLICV encoded by the coding sequence ATGCAGGTTTTTAAAGGCTGGGTTCAAGCGTATGACCCACAGACCGGCAAGGGTTTGATCGCTCCGGAGGAGTGGGGTGAGGTGGTGGCGGTCGATCTGCTCAGCTCAGGCGGTCGTTTGCTTTCGCAGGGCCAGAGAGTGGCATTTCAGAAAATCCATCGTCCTGATGGAGTCTATGCGTGCGAGATCAAGCTGATCTGCGTTTAA
- a CDS encoding cold-shock protein — translation MATGTVKWFNAEKGFGFITQDGGGDLFVHYSAIKSDGFKTLEEGQKVEFEVTQGPKGAQAENVRAL, via the coding sequence ATGGCAACAGGTACTGTGAAGTGGTTTAACGCGGAGAAGGGCTTTGGATTTATCACTCAGGACGGTGGGGGCGATCTATTTGTCCACTACTCGGCCATAAAGAGCGACGGATTCAAGACCCTTGAAGAGGGGCAAAAAGTGGAGTTCGAGGTTACCCAGGGGCCCAAAGGTGCTCAGGCTGAAAACGTTCGCGCCCTTTGA